A window of the Lolium perenne isolate Kyuss_39 chromosome 7, Kyuss_2.0, whole genome shotgun sequence genome harbors these coding sequences:
- the LOC139833543 gene encoding uncharacterized protein, with translation MIGPDLSIADWNTRGLNDQGRKDTVHAFLTDTSCHIACIQETKLDQLDQQTASYIGGFRLRSFAHRPALGTRGGILLLWNDEHVDISNIHIGTHLFSANVSVRACGTSFKLTTVYGPSDHGEKESFLTEVTAAKPADDSMWLIIGDFNLIYRAEDKNNDNLDFRLMGLFRRALTSCQLKELKLQNRKFTWSNERVNPTLVRLDRAFCNAAWDLKFEHHVLHALSSSLSDHCPLLLSNQSGPRKPPVFRFESFWIKMPGFKDVVQKAWSTPSSHSQPVHVINHKLKSTASGLRAWSKGLFSDCKLQLLMALDVILQLDIAQESRPLSHEESWLRANLKRRVKGLAALERSRKRQASRIRYLHEGDANTKFFHLRVNARKRKNHIMRLRGGD, from the exons ATGATTGGGCCGGACTTATCCATCGCGGATTGGAATACTCGGGGTTTGAACGACCAAGGCCGTAAAGACACAGTTCATGCTTTCCTCACGGACACCTCCTGCCACATCGCTTGCATTCAAGAAACCAAGCTGGATCAGCTGGACCAACAAACGGCCTCTTATATTGGTGGTTTTCGGCTTCGCTCCTTCGCGCATCGCCCGGCTCTCGGCACCAGGGGTGGCATTCTCTTGCTTTGGAATGACGAACATGTGGACATCTCCAACATCCATATCGGCACACACTTGTTTTCGGCGAATGTCTCTGTTAGAGCCTGCGGTACTTCGTTCAAGCTGACAACGGTCTATGGCCCATCCGATCATGGCGAGAAGGAGTCCTTCCTTACGGAAGTTACCGCCGCCAAGCCCGCGGACGACTCCATGTGGCTTATCATCGGGGATTTCAATCTTATATATCGGGCAGAAGACAAGAACAACGACAACCTGGACTTCCGGCTTATGGGTCTGTTTAGAAGGGCGCTCACCAGCTGCCAGCTCAAGGAACTGAAACTTCAGAACAGGAAGTTCACTTGGAGCAATGAGAGAGTAAATCCTACCCTTGTGAGGTTGGACCGGGCCTTCTGCAACGCTGCTTGGGACCTTAAGTTCGAGCATCACGTGCTGCATGCTTTATCCTCCTCCCTCTCGGATCATTGCCCGCTTCTTCTCTCAAACCAGAGTGGTCCGCGGAAGCCTCCAGTCTTTCGCTTTGAGTCCTTTTGGATCAAGATGCCTGGGTTTAAGGATGTCGTCCAAAAAGCCTGGTCCACACCGTCTTCCCACTCTCAGCCGGTCCATGTCATCAACCACAAGCTGAAGTCTACGGCGTCGGGGCTCAGAGCTTGGAGTAAAGGGCTCTTCTCCGACTGTAAGCTGCAACTCCTTATGGCCCTCGATGTCATTCTTCAGTTGGATATCGCCCAAGAATCTCGCCCTCTCTCTCACGAGGAAAGTTGGCTCCGCGCCAATCTAAAACGTCGAGTCAAAGGCCTCGCCGCTCTGGAAAGATCTCGCAAGCGTCAAGCTTCTAGAATCCGCTACCTACATGAAGGCGATGCTAATACCAAGTTCTTCCACTTACGTGTCAATGCCAGAAAGCGCAAGAATCATATCATGAGGCTTAG AGGCGGAGATTAA